From the genome of Vigna unguiculata chloroplast, complete genome, one region includes:
- the ycf1 gene encoding hypothetical chloroplast RF19, producing the protein MIFQSFILENLVFLCMKIINSIVVVGLYYGFMTTFSIGPSYLFLLRARLVEEGTEKKIAATTGFITGQLIMFMSIYYAPLHLALGRPHTITVIAIPYLLFQFFFGNSQKKFLNYGYKNPNSIRNFSIQRRFFQNLLFQFLNPLFLPSSIFMRFINIYLFRCNNKLLFLTSSFIGWIIGHIFFIKLIEFLLICIQQNNFIKSNVRIQSKKYILSDFRNSMFQIFVVFLSVTCLYYLGRIPPPFFSKKLLESKESNEIYKKGKKKDIETNLQRIRTKEKRSNNKDKLQKPLINILFNYKRWNRPFRYIKNNEFENIVKNEISEFFFHTYQGDGREKISFTYPQNLSTFEKLMETKIDLFTKNKISYDDLYNDSRYRNEEKINKLSNEFINRTKLIDKKSISLDIFENKIRFCNDETQKKYLTKTKDPFLNGPFRGRIKKGFSTSIQHENSYKKNHIFINKIQDIFLSNKIDKKNTSNSPKLEENRKTFDKKLLVTTFLFNLISQFSKKLVSSLNSQVPYKEPEQVKMNSNYDTEKKQIIKIFFDAITTDLNEKRKVNRKTTKSIKRNEICKKVPRWSYKFIDELEQLGGKIEKDNSQIRSRKGKRVVILTNKHKFFHKYKTYKDLGDTENTEKKNELALKRYSQQSDFRRDIIKGSIRAQRRKTVTWKFFQKRVHSPLFLDKIEKSIFFSFHSLKSMKRFFMLNIWIRKKTEFQILGSIEEKTKKSPKRGKKKENAERKRIEIAEAWDSIIFAQVIRGVLLITQCFIRKYIILPSLIIIKNTLRILFFQIPEWSEDYMDWKREMYIKCTYNGVQLSEREFPQKWLTDGIQIKILFPFRLKPWHKSKIRCNEKKKNSKKKKNFCFLTVSGMEVELPFSSSTKNRFEFFDPILKETKKKKKQFEFFTFGVLKVLSEKFKLFLNMVIEKAKGIIQSILEIINKSLVFLMKKRKEFLNLKYFFIQRKPKKLDELSENKKDSTIWKNNSMISEATISIQSIKLTNYSLKKKSIKDLNTKKKVVIKKIEKMKKEEKKRGLVIPETNIHSKKKIYDSKRIEFGKKILQIFQRRNIRLTKKSHSFSFFQFFMKKIYIDIFLYIICILKIQLQPFLESTKKFLNKWLYDNEPTIERTYKTNQSIIPFILNLHKYFNNRNANSHNYFDVSFLSQPYVFLNLLQTRILNINIYQLRLVFEYQKNFFFFKNEIKDSFFGAQGIVHSKIKQNNLLNSKLNQWTNWLKNHYYQYDLSNSSWSKLVSKKWRNRITKCGIAQNKNVTKWDSYGKSPLILYKEQQGVTLKKKIRKQYKYDLLSYNFMNYANKKDSYIYRYRSQFQSNKNTLIYSNYNTYQKDLFDRISNLFIKNYIAEDTLIRNMEKNPDRKYLDWVGINRKILNRSICNPEFWFFSKFVIFYNTYRGNSQILPINLLYLHSIYLHSKGNQNVSENHITRKKKRIDGFITSKKKTKNNMEEELQFLVRNFFNLHLNWKNLLGKKIFNNVKVYCLLIRLKNLRKMTITSIQRGELGLDIMMIQNQKNFTLPGLRKNKNNKFRKKELFVIEPVRLSRKNNKKFFKYKTMGLSLIHKNKHKIDKKYSEKMNVNNKYFDKYITRTKDQKITENKEKENFNLLVPENILSARCRRELRIRICLDPNNINSMHRNTIFYNENKVKNCFKVLTKKRNEKEKKKLMNFKIFLWPKYRLEDLACINRYWFNTHNGSRFSIVRIHMYPRVKIR; encoded by the coding sequence ATGATTTTTCAATCTTTTATACTGGAGAATCTAGTATTCTTATGCATGAAGATAATTAATTCGATAGTTGTGGTCGGACTCTATTATGGATTTATGACCACATTTTCCATAGGGCCCTCTTATCTCTTCCTTCTTCGAGCTAGACTTGTGGAAGAAGGAACCGAGAAGAAAATAGCAGCAACAACTGGGTTTATTACGGGACAGCTCATAATGTTCATGTCTATCTATTATGCGCCTTTGCATTTAGCATTGGGTAGACCCCATACAATAACTGTCATAGCTATACCCTATCTTTTATTTCAGTTCTTCTTCGGCAATAGTCAAAAAAAATTTTTGAATTATGGATACAAGAATCCAAATTCAATACGTAATTTTAGTATTCAAAGAAGATTCTTTCAGAATCTTCTTTTTCAATTTTTAAATCCCCTTTTCTTACCAAGTTCAATATTCATGAGATTCATCAATATTTATTTGTTTCGATGTAACAATAAATTGCTATTTTTAACAAGTAGTTTTATTGGTTGGATAATAGGTCATATTTTTTTTATAAAATTGATTGAATTTTTATTAATCTGCATACAGCAAAATAATTTTATTAAATCGAATGTCCGTATTCAATCAAAAAAATATATTCTGTCAGATTTTAGAAATTCTATGTTTCAAATCTTTGTTGTTTTCTTATCTGTTACCTGTTTATATTATTTAGGAAGAATACCCCCCCCTTTTTTTAGTAAAAAACTATTAGAAAGTAAAGAAAGCAATGAAATTTATAAAAAGGGGAAAAAAAAGGATATCGAAACCAATTTGCAAAGGATACGAACGAAAGAAAAAAGATCCAACAACAAAGATAAGTTACAAAAACCTCTTATAAATATTCTTTTCAATTATAAACGATGGAATCGTCCATTTCGATATATAAAAAATAATGAATTTGAAAACATTGTAAAAAATGAAATTTCAGAATTTTTTTTTCATACATATCAAGGTGATGGAAGAGAAAAAATATCTTTTACGTATCCACAAAATTTATCAACTTTTGAAAAACTGATGGAAACAAAAATCGATTTATTCACAAAAAATAAAATTTCCTATGATGATTTGTATAATGATTCGCGCTATAGGAATGAAGAAAAAATAAACAAATTGAGCAATGAATTTATAAATCGCACAAAACTGATAGATAAGAAATCGATTTCCCTCGATATATTCGAAAATAAAATTCGATTTTGTAATGATGAAACTCAAAAAAAATATTTAACTAAAACAAAAGATCCTTTCTTAAACGGACCCTTTCGTGGACGAATCAAAAAAGGTTTTTCAACCTCAATACAACATGAAAACAGTTACAAAAAAAATCACATTTTTATAAATAAAATTCAAGATATCTTTCTTTCTAATAAGATTGATAAAAAGAATACTAGTAATTCTCCAAAATTAGAGGAAAATAGAAAAACATTTGATAAAAAGTTATTAGTAACTACATTTCTTTTTAATCTAATCAGTCAATTTTCAAAAAAATTAGTGTCAAGCTTAAATTCGCAAGTACCTTATAAAGAACCTGAACAAGTAAAAATGAATTCTAATTATGACACAGAAAAAAAACAAATAATAAAAATATTCTTTGATGCAATTACAACTGATTTGAACGAAAAAAGAAAAGTAAATCGAAAGACCACTAAGTCTATTAAAAGAAACGAAATCTGTAAAAAAGTACCTCGGTGGTCATACAAATTTATAGACGAATTAGAACAACTAGGTGGAAAAATTGAAAAAGATAATTCTCAAATTCGTTCTAGAAAAGGCAAACGTGTAGTCATTTTGACTAATAAACATAAATTTTTTCATAAATACAAGACTTATAAGGATCTTGGAGATACTGAAAATACTGAAAAAAAAAACGAATTGGCTTTAAAACGTTATTCCCAACAATCGGATTTTCGAAGAGACATAATCAAAGGATCTATCCGTGCTCAAAGACGGAAAACAGTTACTTGGAAATTTTTTCAAAAAAGGGTGCATTCGCCGCTTTTTTTGGATAAAATTGAAAAATCAATATTCTTTTCTTTTCATAGTTTAAAATCAATGAAAAGATTTTTTATGTTAAATATTTGGATTCGTAAAAAGACAGAATTTCAAATTTTAGGTTCTATAGAGGAAAAAACAAAAAAAAGTCCGAAAAGGGGAAAAAAAAAGGAAAATGCGGAAAGAAAACGTATAGAAATAGCAGAAGCCTGGGATAGCATTATATTTGCTCAAGTAATAAGAGGTGTTTTATTAATAACCCAATGCTTTATTAGGAAATATATTATATTACCTTCATTGATAATAATTAAAAATACGCTTCGTATACTATTTTTTCAAATTCCAGAATGGTCTGAAGATTATATGGATTGGAAGAGAGAAATGTATATTAAATGCACGTATAACGGCGTTCAATTATCCGAAAGAGAGTTTCCTCAAAAATGGCTAACAGATGGGATTCAAATAAAAATCTTATTTCCTTTTCGTCTAAAACCTTGGCATAAATCTAAAATACGATGTAATGAAAAGAAAAAAAATTCAAAGAAAAAAAAGAACTTTTGTTTTTTAACAGTTTCGGGGATGGAAGTAGAATTGCCTTTTTCTAGTTCCACGAAAAATCGATTTGAATTTTTCGACCCGATTTTAAAAGAAACTAAAAAAAAAAAGAAACAATTTGAATTTTTCACTTTTGGGGTTCTAAAAGTTTTAAGTGAAAAATTCAAATTGTTTCTAAATATGGTAATAGAAAAAGCAAAAGGGATCATCCAAAGTATTCTTGAAATTATTAACAAAAGTCTAGTATTCCTCATGAAAAAAAGAAAAGAATTTTTAAATTTAAAATATTTCTTTATTCAAAGGAAACCCAAAAAACTCGATGAATTGAGCGAAAACAAAAAAGATTCAACAATTTGGAAGAATAATTCAATGATTTCTGAAGCAACCATTTCAATTCAATCGATAAAGTTGACAAATTATTCATTGAAAAAAAAATCTATAAAGGATCTGAATACTAAAAAAAAAGTAGTTATAAAAAAAATAGAAAAAATGAAAAAAGAAGAAAAGAAAAGAGGACTTGTAATTCCAGAGACAAATATTCATTCGAAGAAAAAAATTTATGATAGTAAAAGGATAGAATTCGGAAAAAAAATTTTGCAGATATTCCAAAGAAGAAATATTAGATTAACTAAAAAATCACATTCTTTTTCTTTTTTTCAATTTTTCATGAAAAAAATATACATAGATATCTTTCTATATATCATTTGTATTCTGAAAATCCAGCTACAACCTTTTCTTGAATCAACAAAAAAATTTTTAAATAAATGGCTTTACGATAATGAACCAACTATAGAAAGAACTTATAAAACAAATCAAAGTATAATTCCCTTTATTTTAAATTTACACAAATATTTTAATAATAGGAATGCGAATTCCCATAATTATTTTGATGTCTCCTTTTTGTCACAACCATATGTATTTTTAAATTTGTTACAAACCCGAATTCTTAACATAAACATATATCAGTTAAGACTTGTTTTTGAATATCAGAAAAATTTTTTTTTCTTTAAAAATGAAATAAAGGATTCTTTTTTTGGAGCACAAGGAATAGTTCATTCTAAAATAAAACAAAATAACCTGCTCAATTCTAAACTAAATCAATGGACAAATTGGTTAAAGAATCATTATTATCAATATGACTTATCTAACAGTAGCTGGTCCAAATTAGTATCAAAAAAATGGAGAAATAGAATCACTAAATGTGGTATAGCTCAAAATAAAAATGTAACCAAATGGGATTCATATGGAAAAAGCCCATTAATTCTTTACAAAGAACAACAAGGAGTCACATTAAAAAAAAAAATTAGAAAACAATATAAATACGATCTTTTATCCTATAATTTTATGAATTATGCAAATAAGAAAGACTCGTATATTTATCGATATAGATCCCAATTTCAATCAAATAAAAACACATTGATTTATTCTAATTACAATACATATCAAAAAGACTTATTTGATAGAATAAGTAATCTTTTTATCAAGAATTATATAGCCGAAGATACTCTTATTAGAAATATGGAAAAAAATCCGGATAGAAAATATTTGGATTGGGTGGGAATCAATAGAAAAATACTAAATCGTTCCATATGCAATCCGGAATTTTGGTTCTTTTCCAAATTTGTAATATTTTATAATACATATAGGGGTAACTCGCAAATTTTACCAATCAATTTACTTTATTTACATTCTATTTATTTACATTCTAAAGGAAATCAAAATGTTAGTGAAAATCATATTACTAGAAAGAAAAAAAGAATAGATGGTTTTATAACATCAAAAAAAAAAACCAAGAACAATATGGAGGAAGAACTTCAATTCTTAGTAAGAAATTTTTTTAATTTACATTTAAACTGGAAAAATTTATTAGGTAAAAAAATCTTTAACAATGTAAAAGTATATTGTCTCCTGATTAGATTGAAAAATTTAAGAAAAATGACTATAACCTCTATTCAAAGAGGAGAACTAGGTCTAGATATTATGATGATTCAAAATCAGAAAAATTTCACTCTTCCAGGCTTAAGGAAAAATAAAAATAATAAATTTAGGAAAAAAGAACTATTTGTTATCGAACCGGTTCGCCTGTCTAGAAAAAATAATAAAAAATTTTTTAAGTATAAAACGATGGGTCTTTCATTAATTCATAAGAATAAACATAAAATTGATAAAAAATACTCAGAAAAAATGAATGTTAATAATAAATATTTTGATAAATACATTACAAGAACAAAAGATCAAAAGATAACAGAAAACAAAGAAAAAGAGAATTTTAATTTACTTGTTCCTGAAAACATTTTATCTGCTAGATGTCGTAGAGAGTTGAGAATTAGAATTTGTTTAGATCCAAATAATATAAATAGTATGCATAGAAACACAATATTTTATAATGAAAATAAAGTCAAAAATTGTTTTAAAGTTTTGACTAAAAAAAGAAATGAGAAAGAGAAAAAAAAACTAATGAATTTCAAAATTTTTCTTTGGCCAAAATATCGATTAGAAGATTTAGCTTGTATAAATCGTTATTGGTTTAATACCCATAATGGAAGCCGTTTCAGTATAGTAAGGATACATATGTATCCGCGTGTGAAAATTCGTTAA
- the rps15 gene encoding ribosomal protein S15: MVKKSFISVISQEKKGKKPGLVEFQIFKFTNRIRRLTSHFELHRKDYSSQRGLRKILGKRQRLLSYLSKKDGIRYKKLINQFNIRQSQIR; encoded by the coding sequence ATGGTAAAAAAGTCATTTATATCTGTTATTTCACAAGAAAAAAAAGGAAAAAAACCAGGATTGGTTGAATTTCAAATATTCAAATTTACCAATAGAATACGAAGACTTACTTCACATTTTGAATTGCACCGAAAAGACTATTCATCCCAAAGAGGTTTACGTAAAATTTTGGGAAAACGGCAAAGATTACTGTCTTATTTGTCAAAGAAAGATGGAATACGGTATAAAAAATTAATCAATCAGTTTAATATTCGGCAGTCACAAATTCGTTAA